The stretch of DNA ACGAGGTCCAGGCGATCCTCGAAAAGTACAGGGCGCCGGCCGAGAAGCTGGATCGCGACACCTTGGTGAAGCGGGTGGCGGCGCTGATCGAAGGGCAGACGGTCATCGGCTGGTTCCAGGGCAAGATGGAATTCGGACCGCGGGCCCTGGGCGGACGGAGCATCCTCGCCGACGCCCGCAATCCCGAGAACAAGGACGTGGTCAATCTCAAGATCAAGTTCCGCGAGAGCTTCCGCCCCTTCGCGCCGACGGTGCTGGAAGAGCGCATCTCCGAATATTTCGAAATCGATCGTCCCAGCCCCTACATGCTTCTGGTGGCGCCTGTGCGGGAGGAGAAGCGCATCATCCCGTCGGTGACCCACGTGGACCATTCGGCGCGCATCCAGAGCATCAACCGGGAGCAGAACGCCCTGTACTACGATCTGATCAAGGAGTTCGATCGCCGGACCGGCGTCCCGGTGATCATCAACACCTCCTTCAACGTCCGGGGGGAGCCCATTGTCTGCACGCCGGATGATGCGTACCGCTGTTTCATGCGCACGCACATGGACTATCTGGTGATGGGGCCTTACGTTCTCGACAAGAAGGCCCAGCCTGCCTTCCAGGAGGAAGGGGACTGGCGGCAGGAATTCCAACTCGACTAGGGGGAAGGGCAGGATGAGCATCAAGGAATCGGTGAAGGACAAGGTCCAATTCGGCAGGGAATTCTGGGAATTCCTGCGGGTCAGGAAGAAGTGGTGGCTGGCGCCGATCATCATTCTGAGCGCGCTGTTGGGAATTCTGATCGTGCTGACCCACGGCTCCGCCCTGGCTCCGTTTATCTATACCATTTTCTGAGTTTTTCCCGGCAACACGACGGTGACCACGATGATCCGACAAGCACCCTGGGGAGCGCCGCCGCGGCCGCTTCCTTGCCATCAAGCCAAGAATCGCTTTCAACATCGCCCCCAATCGCGGGGCGTGTGCGCCACTTCGGACCGGAGCCGGCACGTAACCAGCGCGTGCGGCG from Candidatus Polarisedimenticolia bacterium encodes:
- a CDS encoding DUF5989 family protein codes for the protein MSIKESVKDKVQFGREFWEFLRVRKKWWLAPIIILSALLGILIVLTHGSALAPFIYTIF